TTTGATTTTAGCACAATTTTGGCTGATAAAAACCAACTCTCCAAAGCAGAAAAACTGTTAACCGACATAAAAAACAGCGGTGTACAAAAAGATATATCCCGGTTTAAACTGCGGGGCAAAGACGGCTCTGTGATTTGGGTGGAAACTCAGGCCTCTCTCGTTTACAGGGACGGCAAGCCCTTTGCGATTCAGGGGATCGGACGCGATATTACCCAACAAAAGAAAGCCGAGTCGGATAAAGCGTATTATCTAACGGAGCTTGAAATCATCACCGATACGCTGCTCAATGCCAGCAAAATTGAAAGGATTGATGAATTATGCCGGCTCATCTGCAAAGCCGTGCACCAACTCAATCAGCCCAGCGTGATTATTGTCTCGATCTTTGATCCAAAAGTCCATGGGGTACGGATATGCTGCCTGTCAACTCCGCATGCACCGGCAGAGCATATTTACAATTTGCTCGGCGTGCATCCGGAAAGACCGGTGATCACCCAAAATATTTTAAGAGAAAATAAAGATATCTATGCCAGCGGTAAACTGGAACCCGTTTCAGGAGGACTGTATCAACTGCTTGGCGGCATCGCATCCGAATCGGCATGCAAAAAAACAGAAAAAGCATTTAATATCAAATCCATACATACCATCGGCCTTACATCCGACAATGACAGGATCAACGGCAGCATCTCACTGCTGCTCAAAGAAAAAAAACCGGTCCGCTACAAAAACGCCATCGAAAGTATTGCCAGTCATCTCACCATGATATTTGAACGTAAAATGATGCAGCAGCAGTTGATCATCCGCGAACAACGTTACCGCTCCTTGTTTGAAAACGCATCGATCGCACTTTTGGTGGTCGAAAAAGATTTTACGATTTCTTACGCCAATCAAAAATTTACTGATCTCACCGGCCATAGTGAACAGGAAACAATGACCGGGAAAAGGATTGATGACTTTATATTCGACAAAGATATTGCCTGGATGAAGGATTTGCTTACGCCTCTGCAGCAGGATTTGGCACACACACAGGGGCAACAGGAAATACAAATCAGGGATATAAACAACAAGCCGGTGCATACACTGATTTCAGTGGCCCGTGTAGAAGAAAACGACCAAACTATCATTTCCCTCCTGGATATTACCAATATCAAACAAGCAGAACAGGAAAGAAAGAAACTGGAAACCCAACTGCGACAATCACAAAAGCTGGAAACCATCGGTACTCTTGCAGGTGGAATTGCGCATGAATTCAACAATATTTTAACGCCCATTCTGGGTTATTCTGATATGATTATCGCGGATCTGTCGCCGGATCATCCCATATACCAGGACATGAAATTTATCGTGGATGCGGCAAATCGGGCAGGCGAGCTGGTGGATCAAATGCTGACGTTCAGCCGTCTATCCGAACACGAACCCAAGCCTCTCAAACCCGATCTGATGATCAAAGAGGCAGTCAAACTCATGCAGTCCTCCCTGCCCTCCAGCATACAGGTCAAACAAAATATCCATAATAATTGTGATAAAATATTGGCTGATCCCACGCAAATCCACCAGCTGGTGATAAATTTATGCACCAATGCATTCCAGGCCATGGAGGAACGTGGAGGCACGCTGTCGTTAAAACTGATTCAAATCCCTGTTTCTGAAATTCCCGGCTCCCTGCGCGCGGGATTATCAGCACTCGAGTATATTAAATTTACAGTGGCTGACACAGGCCGCGGTATGGATGCATCAACATTAAAGCGGCTGTTTGATCCGTTTTATTCCACCCGTGATTCAGCGACCAACCGCGGTCTCGGATTATCGGTTGTGCACGGTATTGTTGAAACAATGAACGGAATCATTGATGTGCAGAGCCAAAAAATGGTTGGAACGACATTTGATATCTATTTACCCGTTCTGCCGGCCGCCACTAACGCAACGCCGGCCAATCATCAACAATTGGGCGGTCATGAAACAATCATGATTATTGATGACGAAGAAGCAGTTATTTCACTGCTGGAAAGAATGCTGTCGCGGATGGGGTACCACGTGATCAAAAAAATGGACAGTCTGAATGCATTGGAGACTTTTTCGTCCCGGGCGGATTCTATTGATCTGGTAATCACGGATTTGACGATGCCGCATCTCTCGGGATTTGAATTATCACAAAAAATGAAAGCCATTCAACCATCCACTCCAATTTTACTCATGACCGGCTATATCGAAAAGGCAAACAAAATCGAACAGGATAACCTGTTCGACAAAGTAATCCGGAAACCTGTCATTGTCGGTGAACTGCTGGACCTGGTACGAAACACACTCGATCAATACTAAAGGGAGAATCGATAGGATGCATGTCCTGGTTGTAGAAGATGATGAAAATGTACGCTATATGGTAGAAAAAATTCTCGATATTGAAGGCCATAAAGTAACCACCGCGGAAAACGGCAAACAAGCATTGAACGCCATCTATAAAGATAAGACCCTCGAATTGATGATCACTGACATTGTCATGCCGGAAAAGGAGGGTATGGAAACCATTCAGGAAGCCAAAGAAAACCGCCCGGACTTGAAAATTATAGCCATCTCCGGTGGCGGCCGTATTATGGCCCAGGATTATCTCAACACCGCCAAAATTCTCGGTGCCGATTTAACCCTGAAAAAACCATTCAGGCGACAGGATATATTGGATGCAGTTGAAATGGTCATGAATTCTGATAACACCTGATCCCGATACTCTGTAAATCAGACGGCATCTATTCACACCCGCTTTCTTTTTATACAATAAAATGTGCGGTTGAACGTTTATAGAAATGAAAATAGCACATATTATGAAAGGAAAAGCCCATGAAATCGATTGCTCTTTTTCTGCTGCCCCTCTTATTCACCATCAGCTGTTCCGGCGTACGGGTTGCCGTCAATTATGACCAGGGGGTCGATTTCTCTGAGTATGCAACCTATACCTTTGCCGAACCCCGCCAGAACAAAGCCGGAACTCGGCATTTTATTACCAAAAGCATACTCTTGGAAATTGATCCGCTGCTAAAAGAAAAGGGATTGCAAAAATCAGATCCCAAACGCGCGGATCTGACTGTTCATTTCTATACGCTGGTTAAAAATCAACGGCAGTTCATATCCCCGTCCTATCGTGTCGACCGTTGGGGACGGGTCTGGCAGCGCAGACCCGGACATGTAAGGAAATACAAACAAGGCACCCTTGTGATCGATATCGTTGACCGCCGCAAAAAAGAACTCGTGTGGCAGGGTGTGGGCAGCGGGATTCTCAATCCAAATGATCCTCAGGAACATTTCCTGGATGCAGTCAGAGAGATTCTAAAGGATTTTCCGCCAGCTTGAGAAATACCAAATCAGAAAAAACACTGTTTAGACCGTTTTTTTAAATCACATCCCGGCATAATTCAAAGTCATGCCGGGATTTTGTGTTAGCAACTTGCCTTGTGGTCCGTGTTCCATCTTTTATCAAAGGGACTCGATCACAGTTTTTAATTTTTTCTGTATCTCTTCCGCCACATCGGCCAAACCCGGATTTTCGACCGCCTGCATCAAAGCCACCGGATCAATGGCCGCCACTTCTACCCTGCTGTTCTGCTCCTGGACGATCACATTGCACGGCAGCATGGTCCCGATCTTGTCCTCGGCCTGCAGCGCTTTGTGTGCAAACGGCGGATTGCAGGCGCCCAGAATCCGGTAATTGCGAAACTCTACATCCAGCTTCTTCTTCATGGTTTCTTTGACATCAATTTCTGTCAAAACACCGAAACCCTCCTTTTTCAGAGCCTCTTTCACATCATCCAGAGCCTCGTCAAATGATTTGTCTATTTGTGCTGAAAAATAATAATTCATTTTGACCTCCTTTGTTGTGTCCTTAGAATTAGGTGAATCAATCCGTGTAAAGATTCAGGTTAAATCCAGATTACCATAATCATTCCGATGTAATCCCGCATTTACCGAACAGCAAACAGCAGCATTCTTTTAAAATAGAACAATTTTTTAAACCCGATTCATTCAGATGCTTTTCCGCGATCGGTGTATTTGATAAAGATTCAATCGTATAATTGTAGAATATTCGACACTTTTTCTTTGTTAAAAATATCAAACAGCAATAAATACAACTCGCAAAAAAGTATGTCAAATAACTCTCAAAACCAAAGTTATCTTCTCCTGATCATCATACTGATCATAGTGATCACGCTGCTGCATTACCGGACCCCCACATCCAAGCTTGAATTTCATCTCGTGTACATGCAGGCGTATTTCATCCCCATTCTGCTGGCTGCGTTCCGCTTCGGCAAGCTCGGCGGGCTGGGCAGCGCGGTGATTGTGAGTCTCTTGTACCTGCCTCACATCATGCTGCACTGGGGCGGCGTGTCCGGTGATAACGTGATGCGTTTCAGTCAGGTCCTGCTGTTCAATGCTATTGGCTATCTGACCGGTCTAAAAAGCCAAGGAGAACAACGCCAGCGTACTATGGCCGAATCAGCCGCGCAAAAACTGGAACAATCCCTGCAGGATTTGGAACGGCGCAGCGAGGAACTGTTAGAAACCCAGCAGCAATTGCAGGCAGCCGACCGTCTGGCGACGATCGGAGAACTTACTGCCAGTTTGGCTCACGAAGTTCGAAATCCGCTCGGTTCCATACGCGGTGCGGTGGAAATTATTCGCAATGAGGTACCGGAAAAAGTCAGACAGCTCGAGTTCTTTGATATTCTTATTCAGGACACCAAACGACTGAATCAGGTGGTGGAAAATTATCTGAGTTTTGCCAAACCGCATTCTTCTGAATACGAAACCTTTGACCTGGTGGACATTCTCAACAATATCGGCATCATGATCGGCGCCCGGACGCGCAAACACAATATTTCATTACACATCGACACCGGGCACAACCCTGCTCCGCTGTTGGTTCACAGCGATGCCAATCTGGTTTGGCAGGCGGTAATGAATGTGACCCTCAACGCCGTGGACGCCTCACCTGAAGATGGCCGGGTCAGCCTGAAAGTCGAACCCGCTGATGCCGGAAGAATCAGGCTTTCGGTGACAGATCAGGGCCGCGGCATCCCGCAAATACACCTGCCGCAGGTGTTCGAGTCATTTTTTACGACAAAACCGGACGGATCAGGACTGGGGCTGGCCATTGTCAAACGCCTGGCTGATCAGAACAACTGGGAGATCCGGGTGAACAGCGAACCGGAACGCGGTACGGAATTTATCTTTTATTTCCCGGGCCCGGGATAAGGAGCTGATTTATGCGCGTATTATTAATCGATGACGACGTCAATTTGGGTAAAGTCGTAAGCTACCAGCTGCGCCAGAACGGCTACCAGGTGGATACCGCTACCAGCGGCGACGAAGGACTGAAGAAATTTGATCAATACGATTATGACCTGATTATTTCCGACTTGAAAATGCCGGATATGTCCGGGATCAAAGTACTGGAACACATCCGCAGGCAGGACAAAGATGTGGTGTTTATTATCATCACCGCCTATGGCAGTATCGAAAATGCAGTAAAAGCCTGCCAGCTGGGCGCCGATGATTACCTGACCAAACCGTTCGGCCAGGAACAACTGCTGTTCACCCTAAAAAAGGCGCTGAAATTCAAAACGCTGCAGACCGAAAACCTGAATCTGCGACATGAGCTCTCGGCTACCTATCAGCTCGACAACATGGTAGCGGACAGCAGCGCCATGCAGCAGGTCTTGACAATAACCCGGCGTGTGGCTGTTAGTGACGCCCCGGTGCTCATCCTGGGCGAAAGCGGCACCGGCAAGGAACTGATTGCCCGCGCCATCCACTATCACAGTCCGAGAAAAGACAATCCCCTCGTTACGGTCAACTGTCCGACGATCCCGGACAATCTGCTGGAAAGCGAACTGTTCGGACACGTCAAGGGTGCGTTCACCGGAGCGCTCCGGGACCGTAAAGGCAAATTTGAACAGGCGCACACCGGCACACTTTTCCTGGACGAGATCGGCGATCTTAATACCGAGCTGCAGGCCAAACTGCTGCGGGTGCTGCAGGAATATGAATTTGAACGCGTGGGCGGCAGCGAAAGCATTAAAGTCAATGTCCGAATGATTGCCGCCACCAACCGGGATTTGTATCAACAGGTCCAGGAAGGTCAATTCCGCGAGGACCTGTACTACCGTCTGAGTGTGGTGCCCATTACGATTCCGCCGCTGCGTGAACGACCCGAGGATATTCCCGCTCTGGTGAATAATTTTATCGCACGCTACAGCGGTGACCGCAACATGCACATCGACCCCGATCTCATATCCGCGTTGGAATCTCATGACTGGCCCGGGAACGTACGCGAGCTTGAAAATATGATTCGTCGTATGATTACATTGTCAGAGTCAGACCGACTGACTCTGAATGATCTGCCGCAAACCATAAAAACTCCCCCGGAACGCAAACAAATCATTCAGGTCCCGGAGCAGGGCATTCCTCTGGCCGAAGTAGAGCGCCGCGTCATCCGGCAAACCCTGGATAAAACCGGGGGCAACCAAACCCGCGCTGCACATATGCTGAATATTCCCCGGCATGTGCTCTTGTACCGTATGAAAAAACTGGGAATGCGGGAGTAATGTCCACAAACGTCTTAAGTGCAGGGATATATAGATATTTTCCAATCTCGTGAACGGCGCTCAACAGCCTTTACTGATCATTCTCTTGGCGATTTCCGAGCACTGGCCGTGGCACTGTATTGCGATTGCAGCCTCGAAAAATAATCTGCAGCCGCCTGGGGATCACCCCTGCGTTCAAGGGCGCTTCCGAGTGTATACAGAATATCCGCATGTTCCTCCGCACCAAACGCATCCGGGAACTGTTGCGCCAGACGGTCCAATGCTCTGTAATCCTCTATAGCAGTGTCCAGCCGATTGAACATCGACGGAAGCTGCAGACAGGTTTGTCCGCGGATATAGCGGCATTCAGCCATATTCGGCGCCGCTTCCACGGCCTTGTCCATTTTTCCCAGACCGGCTATCACGTAATATGCCTTTATGGGAGGAAACGAAGCGTAACGCGCTTTAATCACAGTCAAACAGCCCTGCCAGCACAAAGCAGCGGTATGCTCCGGGTGCAGCTGCAGTACAGTTTTAAATTGCGCTTTGGCCGGAGCAATTTTTGATTCGTCTCCATGCGAGGCCCACTTGAAAAATAATTTCCCAAGCGCAAGGTCGCAACAGAGAGAACACTGTATAATATTTTACAATAAAATGTAGAATATTCTACAAACAGATAATTTTGTCACTCCCGGCTCAAAGTACTTTATCTTTGTTTTTATTGAATATAAGAAAAGTATATTTTTTTGGTACGACATTTGTCTGTTAAAGAGCAAATAACAAAAGAGGTGAAATTGACAAAGTCGATATTTATCGTATTATTCATAATCGGATTGATCGGCAGCATCCTGTTTTTTCCTCTGCCGATTGATCAGCGGTCCACATGCATCGCGGATCATCATACCGCGTACGGGCGGCTGTCGGACAGCGATACATCGCCGCACAGTCCCGGTTCAGCGCCTATGCGCAACCGGCATCGGCTGCAGCGTTATCTGGACAGCTGGGCCTTCCTGTGGTGGACCAGTCTGCTGATTACCGGCATCAGCACCTGGAAATTGTTTAAACCGATATCAGATACAGAAAAGAAGCATCAATATTAAAATAAAGAGCTGCCATGCTATCAAAACTCATTCGATTTTTTCTTGAAAACAAACTGGTCACCTTTCTGGTCCTGATTATCATCATCGCCTGGGGGGTGGGCACGGCGCCGTTCAACTGGGACCTGGGATTTTTTCCGCGTGATCCGGTGCCGGTGGATGCCATCCCGGATATTGGTGAAAACCAGCAGATTGTCTATACCGAATGGCCGGGCCGTTCGCCGCAAGACATCGAGGATCAGATTTCCTATCCTCTGACCACATCGCTGCTGGGTATACCCGGCGTTAAAACCATCCGCAGCAATTCCATATTCGGGTTGTCCAGCATTTATATCATCTTTGAAGAAGACATTGAGTTTTACTGGAGCCGTACGCGCATCCTGGAAAAACTCAACTCTCTGCCCCCCGGCACTCTCCCTCAAGGCGTCAATCCCGCTCTGGGTCCGGATGCCACGGCTCTGGGACAGATTTACTGGTATACCCTGGAGGGCCACGACCGCAACGGTGATCCGGCCGGCGGCTGGGACCCGCACGAACTGCGCACCATTCAAGATTATCATGTACGCTACGCCCTGACATCAGCAAAAGGTGTGGCTGAAGTCGCATCCATCGGCGGATTTGTCAAGGAATACCAGGTGGATATTAATCCCGCAGCCATGCGCGCCCACGGCGTCAACGTATCACAGATTATGAATGCGGTCAAAGAGAGCAATCTGGATATCGGCGCCCGCACCATCGAGTTCAATCGTGCTGAATATTTAGTGCGGGCGTTGGGCTATATCAAAAATCGTCAGGACCTGGAACAGAGCGTTGTGGCAGTGCGTGATAATGTCCCAATCCGCATCCGCGATGTGGCCCAAGTGAATTTCGGTCCGGCAACCCGGCGCGGCGGACTCGACAAGGGCGGCGCCGAGGCCGTGGGCGGTGTGGTGGTGGCGCGCTACGGCGCCAACCCGCTGCAGGTCATCAACAATGTCAAGGAAAAGATCAACGAAATCTCGCCCGGCCTGCCAAGCAGGACCCTGGAGGATGGCACAAAATCGCAGGTATCCATTGTGCCGTTCTACGACCGCACCGGACTGATCAAGGAAACCCTGGGCACCCTGGAATCCGCTCTCAGTGAAGAGGTGATCATCAGCATTATCGTGGTCATTGTTCTGGTTCTGAATTTACGCGCATCGTTTATGATTTCCAGCCTGCTACCCATCGGGGTGCTGATGACCTTTATTTTCATGCGCCGCGTCGGTGTGGACGCCAATATCGTGGCTTTGTCCGGCATTGCCATTGCCATCGGGGTTATGGTGGACGTGGGGGTGGTGTTTACCGAGAACATTATCCGGCACCTGAACAAACCCGAAAACCGGGGCGCGCACGGCGCCAAACTGCTGACCGTTATTTATGACGCCACCATGGAAGTAGCCTCTGCAGTCATCACCGCCCTGTTCACCACGGTGGTCAGTTTTCTGCCGGTATTTGCCATGCAGGCGGCGGAGGGCAAACTGTTCAGGCCGCTGGCGTTCACCAAAACGTTTGCCATGATCTCTGCCTTGTTCATCGGCTTGATTATCATTCCGACTCTTGCCAATGTGCTGTTTTCCATACGCTTTGACAAACAACGCATCAAACGCGGATTCAGTTACGGGCTGATCGCAGTCGGTGTGCTGTTCATTTCGATCTTTCAGGCATGGCTGGCCCTGGTACTCATTCTGCTGGGCATCAACAATCTCATGCAATCGCACTGGCCGGAGGATAAACGCCATTATGTCAATCTGATCAATATCGCTCTTACTCTGTTGGTGGTGATCAGTTTTCTCACCCGCGAATGGATGCCGCTGGGTGCACAAAACAGCCTGTTCGTCAATCTACTCTTTGTGGTCGGACTCGTCGCCATTGTGCTGGCCACGCTTATGACAGTGGTGCGCTATTATCAGCCGATTCTGCAGTGGTGCCTCAGCCACAAACGCGCGTTTCTCAGTGTTCCTCTTTTCGTGGTATTGCTCGGTATCATCATCTGGCAGGGATTTGATAAATCATTTGGATTTATCCCGAATCTGTTAGAGAAAACCGGATACAATCTGCGCGACACGCGCGTCTGGGCCTCAATCTCCGGGACCTTTCCCGGTGTGGGAAAAGAATTCATGCCGGCACTGGACGAAGGATCGTTTCTGCTCATGCCCACAACCATGCCGCATTCGGGTATTCAGGAGAATCTGGAGGTCATCCGCATGCTGGACAAAAAAGTCAATGCCATTCCCGAGGTTGACAATGTTGTGGGTAAATGGGGGCGCGTCAATTCGGCTCTGGATCCGGCGCCGACCTCCATGTTCGAAAATGTGATCAATTACAAATCCGAATACATACTGGACGAAAACGGTCGGCGCCTGCGCTTTAAAACCGAGGACGGCGCGTTTGTCTTGAATGACGGCGGCACCTATAATCCAAATAACGATGAATTCCGGGTCATCAGCCGCGAAAAACTGATTCCGGATGAAGGAGGCGACTATTTCCGCCAGTGGCGCGATCATATCCGCACGCCGGATGACATCTGGGACGAAGTTGTCAACGCATCGCGGATTCCCGGACTCACCTCCGCGCCCAAGCTGCAGCCGATCCAGACGCGTCTGGTGATGCTGCAGACCGGTATGCGTGCGCCCCTGGGCGTCAAGGTGTTCGGTCCGGACCTCGAGTCCATTGAAAAAACCGGTTTTATGCTGGAGGAACACCTGAAAAACGTGACCGGTGTCAAACCGTCATCCGTGTTTGCCGACCGGGTAGTGGGCAAACCCTATCTTCAAATTAATATTGACCGTACTGCCATCGGTCGTTACGGGCTCACTATCCGGGATATGCAGATGCATATCAGCACAGCAATCGGCGGCATGCCCCTGACCACCACGGTAGAAGGCCGTGAACGCTTTCCGGTGCGCGCCCGCTATGCACGCGAGTTCCGTGACAGTCCCGGCGCGCTGAAAGACATTCTCATCCCCACTCCGGCCGGCGTACAGGTGCCGTTGGGTGAACTGGCGCGCATTGACTATGTGCGTGGACCACAAATGATCAAAAGCGAAGATACGTTTCTGGTCGGTTATGTGATATTTGACAAACAGGACGGTATAGCCGAAGTGGATGTAGTGGAAAACGCCCGGGCGTATTTGAATGCCAAAGTCCAATCCGGTGAAATTGAACTGTCGAACGGCGTCAATGTCCGGTTTGCGGGCAATTACCAGAACCAGGTGCGCGCCACCCAGCGCCTGATGCTGGTAATTCCGCTTTCGCTGGTTATAATTTTCCTGATTCTGTACTTTCAGTTCCGGTCCGTTACCTTTACATCCATGATCTTTACCGGTGTTCTGGTGGCGTTTTCCGGCGGATTCATCATGCTCTGGCTGTATGGTCAGGGTTGGTTTCTGGACCTGTCTCTGGGCGGTA
This genomic window from candidate division KSB1 bacterium contains:
- a CDS encoding PAS domain S-box protein, coding for MPDDLTHGTHAAVFCDITLPACIVTRDGLLKDANQAFRNMLNLRQIKENTLLNLLSALDQKELKRSLAQTSHFSHFPFHLVNDSHSLHTLGASFAKLKDSEFLLLTFFPEDNSESDSRELKERYLSLYERSLNLVYLHDLNGHFLDANPATLNLLGYSREEILNFDFSTILADKNQLSKAEKLLTDIKNSGVQKDISRFKLRGKDGSVIWVETQASLVYRDGKPFAIQGIGRDITQQKKAESDKAYYLTELEIITDTLLNASKIERIDELCRLICKAVHQLNQPSVIIVSIFDPKVHGVRICCLSTPHAPAEHIYNLLGVHPERPVITQNILRENKDIYASGKLEPVSGGLYQLLGGIASESACKKTEKAFNIKSIHTIGLTSDNDRINGSISLLLKEKKPVRYKNAIESIASHLTMIFERKMMQQQLIIREQRYRSLFENASIALLVVEKDFTISYANQKFTDLTGHSEQETMTGKRIDDFIFDKDIAWMKDLLTPLQQDLAHTQGQQEIQIRDINNKPVHTLISVARVEENDQTIISLLDITNIKQAEQERKKLETQLRQSQKLETIGTLAGGIAHEFNNILTPILGYSDMIIADLSPDHPIYQDMKFIVDAANRAGELVDQMLTFSRLSEHEPKPLKPDLMIKEAVKLMQSSLPSSIQVKQNIHNNCDKILADPTQIHQLVINLCTNAFQAMEERGGTLSLKLIQIPVSEIPGSLRAGLSALEYIKFTVADTGRGMDASTLKRLFDPFYSTRDSATNRGLGLSVVHGIVETMNGIIDVQSQKMVGTTFDIYLPVLPAATNATPANHQQLGGHETIMIIDDEEAVISLLERMLSRMGYHVIKKMDSLNALETFSSRADSIDLVITDLTMPHLSGFELSQKMKAIQPSTPILLMTGYIEKANKIEQDNLFDKVIRKPVIVGELLDLVRNTLDQY
- a CDS encoding response regulator; protein product: MHVLVVEDDENVRYMVEKILDIEGHKVTTAENGKQALNAIYKDKTLELMITDIVMPEKEGMETIQEAKENRPDLKIIAISGGGRIMAQDYLNTAKILGADLTLKKPFRRQDILDAVEMVMNSDNT
- a CDS encoding DUF4136 domain-containing protein — encoded protein: MKSIALFLLPLLFTISCSGVRVAVNYDQGVDFSEYATYTFAEPRQNKAGTRHFITKSILLEIDPLLKEKGLQKSDPKRADLTVHFYTLVKNQRQFISPSYRVDRWGRVWQRRPGHVRKYKQGTLVIDIVDRRKKELVWQGVGSGILNPNDPQEHFLDAVREILKDFPPA
- a CDS encoding DUF302 domain-containing protein, with amino-acid sequence MNYYFSAQIDKSFDEALDDVKEALKKEGFGVLTEIDVKETMKKKLDVEFRNYRILGACNPPFAHKALQAEDKIGTMLPCNVIVQEQNSRVEVAAIDPVALMQAVENPGLADVAEEIQKKLKTVIESL
- a CDS encoding ATP-binding protein, translated to MSNNSQNQSYLLLIIILIIVITLLHYRTPTSKLEFHLVYMQAYFIPILLAAFRFGKLGGLGSAVIVSLLYLPHIMLHWGGVSGDNVMRFSQVLLFNAIGYLTGLKSQGEQRQRTMAESAAQKLEQSLQDLERRSEELLETQQQLQAADRLATIGELTASLAHEVRNPLGSIRGAVEIIRNEVPEKVRQLEFFDILIQDTKRLNQVVENYLSFAKPHSSEYETFDLVDILNNIGIMIGARTRKHNISLHIDTGHNPAPLLVHSDANLVWQAVMNVTLNAVDASPEDGRVSLKVEPADAGRIRLSVTDQGRGIPQIHLPQVFESFFTTKPDGSGLGLAIVKRLADQNNWEIRVNSEPERGTEFIFYFPGPG
- a CDS encoding sigma-54 dependent transcriptional regulator, with amino-acid sequence MRVLLIDDDVNLGKVVSYQLRQNGYQVDTATSGDEGLKKFDQYDYDLIISDLKMPDMSGIKVLEHIRRQDKDVVFIIITAYGSIENAVKACQLGADDYLTKPFGQEQLLFTLKKALKFKTLQTENLNLRHELSATYQLDNMVADSSAMQQVLTITRRVAVSDAPVLILGESGTGKELIARAIHYHSPRKDNPLVTVNCPTIPDNLLESELFGHVKGAFTGALRDRKGKFEQAHTGTLFLDEIGDLNTELQAKLLRVLQEYEFERVGGSESIKVNVRMIAATNRDLYQQVQEGQFREDLYYRLSVVPITIPPLRERPEDIPALVNNFIARYSGDRNMHIDPDLISALESHDWPGNVRELENMIRRMITLSESDRLTLNDLPQTIKTPPERKQIIQVPEQGIPLAEVERRVIRQTLDKTGGNQTRAAHMLNIPRHVLLYRMKKLGMRE
- a CDS encoding efflux RND transporter permease subunit, producing MLSKLIRFFLENKLVTFLVLIIIIAWGVGTAPFNWDLGFFPRDPVPVDAIPDIGENQQIVYTEWPGRSPQDIEDQISYPLTTSLLGIPGVKTIRSNSIFGLSSIYIIFEEDIEFYWSRTRILEKLNSLPPGTLPQGVNPALGPDATALGQIYWYTLEGHDRNGDPAGGWDPHELRTIQDYHVRYALTSAKGVAEVASIGGFVKEYQVDINPAAMRAHGVNVSQIMNAVKESNLDIGARTIEFNRAEYLVRALGYIKNRQDLEQSVVAVRDNVPIRIRDVAQVNFGPATRRGGLDKGGAEAVGGVVVARYGANPLQVINNVKEKINEISPGLPSRTLEDGTKSQVSIVPFYDRTGLIKETLGTLESALSEEVIISIIVVIVLVLNLRASFMISSLLPIGVLMTFIFMRRVGVDANIVALSGIAIAIGVMVDVGVVFTENIIRHLNKPENRGAHGAKLLTVIYDATMEVASAVITALFTTVVSFLPVFAMQAAEGKLFRPLAFTKTFAMISALFIGLIIIPTLANVLFSIRFDKQRIKRGFSYGLIAVGVLFISIFQAWLALVLILLGINNLMQSHWPEDKRHYVNLINIALTLLVVISFLTREWMPLGAQNSLFVNLLFVVGLVAIVLATLMTVVRYYQPILQWCLSHKRAFLSVPLFVVLLGIIIWQGFDKSFGFIPNLLEKTGYNLRDTRVWASISGTFPGVGKEFMPALDEGSFLLMPTTMPHSGIQENLEVIRMLDKKVNAIPEVDNVVGKWGRVNSALDPAPTSMFENVINYKSEYILDENGRRLRFKTEDGAFVLNDGGTYNPNNDEFRVISREKLIPDEGGDYFRQWRDHIRTPDDIWDEVVNASRIPGLTSAPKLQPIQTRLVMLQTGMRAPLGVKVFGPDLESIEKTGFMLEEHLKNVTGVKPSSVFADRVVGKPYLQINIDRTAIGRYGLTIRDMQMHISTAIGGMPLTTTVEGRERFPVRARYAREFRDSPGALKDILIPTPAGVQVPLGELARIDYVRGPQMIKSEDTFLVGYVIFDKQDGIAEVDVVENARAYLNAKVQSGEIELSNGVNVRFAGNYQNQVRATQRLMLVIPLSLVIIFLILYFQFRSVTFTSMIFTGVLVAFSGGFIMLWLYGQGWFLDLSLGGMNLRELFQVHTVNLSVAVWVGFIALFGVATDDGVLIGTYLKQSFARNKPANVQAVRDSVMQAGLIRVRPAMMTTATTLLALIPVLTSTGKGSDIMVPMAIPLFGGMVIQVMTIFVVPVLYSAWQERKVIRFKN